Proteins encoded by one window of Streptomyces uncialis:
- a CDS encoding FtsK/SpoIIIE domain-containing protein translates to MARRPLARVLRNGSAQIARSRELARSAADSATDVLHPLITITRGLHRLAGAGRRRWTDTPADRRGGLLFLAASVVLVVALLPYGPLLAVITLMAAAAWYGRDRAPATPAGPDESQVQRLTSLYEALVPYFSVAEDPSPLYAHGGDWEKAFDAFEFDGDGRISRLLVRYPAYFTDGEPAARARIEHLLHAKSGRGREYRFDWDEEGNELTVAVLPPLPTDITAQPFVTAPGEIVLGFTDPTGVRRTLPVRHGDGHRDEPPVVWRTGYRSTEPHLLVVGAPGSGTSTLLRSIALQALRHGDVLIVEGTGTGEFACLAGRAGVLAVACGPAGALTAFQWAADETERRLVAANQARQAGHPPPEDVTRPLYVLADRPSALGRLAADGQGEGERDPLSLLQVPLRHGRAAGVTVVVADQYDSYDGTITVPDSVLPCTRARVVLGPVADRLAGVLGAAPSTTPAPRMPPGRGHARLGDGPVLRLQVPATPDPCDDATSDAHRQAVLALLPPRAAAPGGEGAADVEGPPTQEVRTARADRVPIETAAAEG, encoded by the coding sequence GTGGCCCGGCGCCCCCTTGCCCGCGTCCTGCGTAACGGCAGCGCACAGATCGCCCGAAGCCGGGAGCTGGCCCGGTCGGCGGCCGACAGCGCCACCGATGTCCTCCATCCGCTGATCACGATCACTCGCGGACTGCACCGCCTGGCCGGGGCCGGGCGGCGCAGATGGACCGACACCCCGGCCGACCGCCGGGGCGGACTGCTGTTCCTGGCGGCCTCCGTCGTCCTGGTCGTGGCACTGCTGCCGTACGGACCGCTGCTGGCCGTCATCACCCTGATGGCGGCGGCGGCCTGGTACGGCCGGGACCGGGCACCCGCGACCCCGGCGGGCCCCGACGAGTCCCAGGTCCAGCGGCTCACCTCGCTGTACGAGGCGCTGGTCCCGTACTTCTCCGTCGCCGAGGACCCCAGCCCGCTGTACGCGCACGGCGGTGACTGGGAGAAGGCCTTCGACGCCTTCGAGTTCGACGGCGACGGGCGGATCAGCCGTCTCCTGGTGCGCTACCCGGCGTACTTCACGGACGGCGAGCCCGCCGCGCGCGCCCGGATCGAGCATCTGCTGCACGCGAAGTCCGGGCGCGGGCGCGAGTACCGGTTCGACTGGGACGAGGAGGGCAACGAACTGACGGTCGCCGTACTGCCGCCGCTGCCCACCGACATCACGGCCCAGCCGTTCGTCACGGCCCCCGGCGAGATCGTGCTCGGCTTCACCGACCCCACCGGTGTGCGGCGCACCCTCCCCGTCCGGCACGGCGACGGACACCGGGACGAACCGCCCGTCGTCTGGCGCACCGGGTACCGGTCCACCGAACCGCATCTGCTGGTGGTCGGCGCGCCGGGCAGCGGTACGTCGACCCTGCTGCGCTCGATCGCCCTCCAGGCGCTCCGGCACGGTGACGTCCTGATCGTCGAGGGCACGGGCACCGGCGAGTTCGCGTGTCTGGCCGGACGGGCCGGGGTACTGGCCGTCGCCTGCGGGCCGGCGGGCGCGCTCACCGCGTTCCAGTGGGCGGCGGACGAGACGGAGCGGCGGCTGGTCGCCGCCAACCAGGCCCGCCAGGCGGGGCATCCCCCGCCCGAGGACGTCACCCGCCCGCTGTACGTGCTGGCCGACCGGCCCTCCGCGCTCGGGCGGCTCGCGGCGGACGGGCAGGGCGAGGGGGAGCGCGATCCGCTGTCCCTCCTCCAGGTCCCGCTGCGGCACGGCCGGGCGGCGGGTGTCACGGTCGTCGTCGCCGATCAGTACGACAGCTACGACGGCACGATCACCGTCCCGGACAGCGTGCTCCCCTGCACGCGCGCGCGGGTCGTGCTCGGCCCCGTGGCCGACCGGCTCGCCGGGGTGCTGGGCGCGGCGCCGTCCACCACGCCCGCCCCGCGGATGCCACCGGGCCGGGGGCACGCCCGGCTCGGCGACGGACCCGTGCTGCGCTTGCAGGTGCCCGCCACCCCCGACCCGTGCGACGACGCCACGAGCGACGCGCACCGGCAGGCCGTGCTGGCGCTGCTGCCGCCCCGGGCCGCCGCGCCGGGCGGCGAGGGCGCCGCGGACGTCGAGGGCCCGCCGACCCAGGAGGTACGGACGGCCCGCGCGGACAGGGTCCCGATCGAGACGGCGGCCGCGGAGGGCTGA
- a CDS encoding ankyrin repeat domain-containing protein: MSEASEPEAAPTPDAEVVELATKLFGLARQGDTERLAAYVDAGVPANLTNDQGHTLVMLAAYHGHVATVRALLERGADPDRVNDRGQTPLAGAVFKSEDAVVQALVEGGADPTAGTPSAVDTARMFGRTHLLALFGTG, encoded by the coding sequence ATGAGCGAAGCCTCCGAGCCCGAGGCCGCCCCCACCCCCGACGCCGAGGTCGTGGAGCTGGCGACGAAGCTCTTCGGCCTGGCCCGGCAGGGCGACACCGAGCGGCTCGCCGCGTACGTGGACGCCGGGGTCCCGGCGAACCTCACCAACGACCAGGGCCACACCCTGGTGATGCTCGCCGCCTACCACGGCCACGTCGCCACGGTCCGCGCCCTGCTGGAGCGCGGCGCCGACCCCGACCGGGTCAACGACCGGGGCCAGACCCCGCTCGCGGGCGCCGTCTTCAAGAGCGAGGACGCCGTCGTCCAGGCCCTCGTCGAGGGCGGCGCGGACCCCACCGCGGGTACGCCCTCCGCCGTCGACACGGCCCGCATGTTCGGCCGGACACACCTGCTGGCACTCTTCGGTACAGGCTGA
- a CDS encoding HEAT repeat domain-containing protein, which translates to MFDSVIAPSGTLLGLLQRGRGDGTLHALTAPRADALAALNNCVLHDPRHDWQAENRSLYYARLYLDLDGELDAVEAHLFHPDDVLDPDESRTGLALAVLGHLAAYGRRDALELLRRYATVGSNWAWALDELALRDDDAGLRSLAAPVLARFARDTEGEAALAATVRDAFEPRPWRLWADDPRESVAARVRAAREQGSFDRWQRQLDSTGPRPDWSVRAVLDWAERGAERGTPLHVPAARCLTAVAGPDDHAEIVRAARDGADGARCTALRYLADTHDPFALDLIEIAVASPSATVAEAAVESFERMRGPAAVDRARAWVQRPDTLGAAAGRVLACRGGTQDTMLVLDALREAVRAEGPDAPTLWTLVDGAGRLGIVCAAPVLRHVYRETASSQLRGRAARALAATDGSFPAGFAVECLWDCEETTREIAARHAETGDARVVEQLRRLAADPAEEDEVQTAVRSRIGPEAA; encoded by the coding sequence ATGTTCGATTCGGTCATAGCGCCCAGTGGCACGCTGCTAGGTCTCCTTCAGAGAGGCCGCGGCGACGGCACACTGCACGCGCTCACCGCCCCGCGGGCCGACGCGCTCGCGGCACTCAACAACTGCGTCCTCCACGATCCCCGCCACGACTGGCAGGCGGAGAACCGCTCCCTCTACTACGCCCGCCTCTACCTCGACCTGGACGGCGAGCTCGACGCGGTCGAGGCCCACCTCTTCCACCCGGATGACGTCCTCGACCCGGACGAGTCCCGCACCGGACTCGCCCTCGCGGTCCTCGGCCACCTCGCCGCCTACGGCCGGCGCGACGCCCTGGAGCTGCTCCGCCGGTACGCCACCGTCGGCAGCAACTGGGCCTGGGCCCTCGACGAACTGGCGCTGCGCGACGACGACGCCGGGCTGCGCTCGCTGGCCGCCCCCGTCCTCGCCCGCTTCGCCCGTGACACCGAGGGCGAGGCCGCGCTCGCCGCGACCGTCCGGGACGCCTTCGAGCCACGGCCCTGGCGGCTGTGGGCCGACGACCCGCGCGAATCCGTCGCGGCCCGGGTGCGGGCCGCCCGCGAACAGGGCTCCTTCGACCGCTGGCAGCGCCAGCTCGACTCCACGGGGCCACGCCCCGACTGGAGCGTGCGGGCCGTCCTCGACTGGGCCGAACGCGGCGCCGAACGCGGCACCCCCCTGCATGTGCCCGCCGCCCGCTGCCTGACGGCGGTCGCCGGACCCGACGACCACGCCGAGATCGTGCGGGCCGCCCGCGACGGCGCCGACGGCGCCCGCTGCACCGCCCTGCGCTATCTCGCCGACACCCACGACCCCTTCGCCCTCGACCTGATCGAAATCGCGGTCGCCTCCCCCTCGGCGACCGTGGCGGAAGCGGCCGTCGAGTCCTTCGAGCGGATGCGCGGGCCCGCCGCCGTCGACCGGGCCCGCGCCTGGGTCCAGCGGCCCGACACGCTCGGCGCCGCCGCGGGACGCGTGCTCGCCTGCCGGGGCGGCACCCAGGACACCATGCTCGTGCTCGACGCCCTCCGCGAGGCGGTGCGCGCCGAGGGCCCCGACGCACCCACCCTGTGGACCCTGGTCGACGGGGCCGGCCGCCTCGGCATCGTCTGCGCGGCACCCGTACTGCGCCATGTGTACCGGGAGACCGCCTCCTCCCAGCTGCGGGGACGCGCCGCCCGCGCGCTCGCCGCCACCGACGGCTCGTTCCCGGCCGGGTTCGCCGTCGAATGCCTCTGGGACTGCGAGGAGACCACCCGCGAGATCGCCGCACGGCACGCGGAGACCGGCGACGCGCGCGTGGTGGAGCAGCTGCGCAGGCTCGCGGCCGACCCCGCCGAGGAGGACGAGGTCCAGACCGCCGTGCGCAGCCGGATCGGACCGGAGGCCGCCTGA
- a CDS encoding 5-oxoprolinase subunit C family protein has translation MTTGRAVVVVRAGALTTVQDLGRPGYAHLGVPRSGALDAPAAALGNRLVGNAPPAAVLETTVNGCAVRTRQGVTAAVTGAPCRVTVDGRPAPFGAPLWVPAGAVLDVGSAVAGVRTCLALSGGVAVEPVLGSRSADLLSGLGPAPLTDGCVLPLGPENAPHARVDVAPQPGPPAELVLRVRLGPRADWFTADALRTFGTRVYRVSSASNRVGLRTEGPPLERAVSGELPSEGMVLGAVQVPPDGRPVVFLADHPTTGGYPVVAVVHEDGLAAAAQAPPGTPVRFVPVGPGAIGSRPVGSVPAARRP, from the coding sequence TTGACGACCGGCCGCGCGGTGGTCGTCGTACGGGCGGGCGCGCTGACCACCGTGCAGGACCTGGGGCGCCCGGGGTACGCGCATCTCGGGGTGCCGCGGTCCGGGGCGCTCGACGCGCCGGCCGCCGCCCTGGGCAACCGGCTGGTCGGCAACGCGCCGCCGGCCGCCGTTCTGGAGACGACCGTGAACGGCTGCGCGGTGCGTACCCGCCAAGGCGTCACGGCGGCCGTCACGGGGGCGCCCTGCCGGGTGACCGTGGACGGTCGCCCCGCCCCCTTCGGCGCGCCCTTGTGGGTGCCCGCCGGGGCGGTGCTGGACGTGGGGTCGGCGGTGGCCGGGGTGCGGACCTGTCTGGCGCTGTCCGGCGGGGTCGCCGTCGAGCCGGTGCTGGGGAGCCGGTCGGCGGATCTGCTGTCAGGGCTCGGGCCCGCGCCGCTCACCGACGGGTGCGTACTGCCGCTGGGGCCGGAGAACGCGCCCCACGCGCGCGTGGACGTCGCCCCGCAGCCGGGACCGCCCGCCGAGCTGGTGCTGCGGGTGCGGCTCGGGCCGCGCGCCGACTGGTTCACGGCCGACGCGCTGCGGACGTTCGGCACCCGCGTGTACCGGGTCTCCTCGGCGAGCAACCGGGTCGGGCTGCGTACCGAGGGGCCGCCGCTGGAGCGGGCGGTGAGCGGGGAGCTGCCCAGTGAGGGCATGGTGCTGGGCGCGGTGCAGGTTCCGCCGGACGGGCGCCCGGTGGTGTTCCTCGCCGACCATCCGACGACCGGCGGCTATCCGGTGGTCGCCGTGGTCCACGAGGACGGTCTCGCGGCGGCGGCCCAGGCACCTCCGGGCACACCGGTGCGCTTCGTCCCGGTCGGCCCGGGCGCGATCGGCTCCCGCCCGGTCGGTTCCGTTCCGGCCGCGCGCCGCCCCTGA
- a CDS encoding 5-oxoprolinase subunit B family protein: MRPLEVGAHALLVELDSGEEARALHAELLRRRAAGELRVREIVPAARTVLLDGLDDPRGLAARLPAWSVPPPRSRARDVVELAVRYDGPDLAEVAALWGVSPGEVAAIHSGTEFRVAFCGFAPGFGYLTGLPDRYGVPRRATPRTAVPAGAVALAGPYTGVYPRASPGGWQLIGTTDAVLWDHARVPAALLAPGTSVRFVPQERP, encoded by the coding sequence ATGAGGCCGCTGGAGGTCGGGGCGCACGCGCTGCTGGTGGAGCTGGACAGCGGTGAGGAGGCGCGGGCCCTGCACGCCGAACTGCTGCGCCGCCGCGCCGCCGGGGAGCTGCGGGTCCGGGAGATCGTCCCCGCGGCCCGAACGGTGCTGCTGGACGGTCTGGACGATCCGAGGGGGCTGGCGGCCCGGCTCCCGGCCTGGTCGGTCCCGCCGCCCCGGTCCCGCGCGCGGGACGTCGTGGAGTTGGCGGTGCGCTACGACGGACCGGACCTCGCGGAGGTCGCGGCACTATGGGGTGTCAGCCCCGGTGAGGTGGCCGCGATCCACTCCGGGACGGAGTTCCGGGTCGCCTTCTGCGGGTTCGCGCCGGGCTTCGGCTATCTGACGGGCCTGCCGGACCGCTACGGGGTGCCGCGCCGCGCCACCCCCCGTACGGCGGTGCCCGCGGGGGCGGTGGCCCTCGCGGGGCCGTACACGGGGGTGTATCCGCGGGCGTCGCCGGGCGGCTGGCAGCTCATCGGCACGACCGACGCGGTGCTGTGGGACCACGCGCGCGTGCCCGCGGCGCTGCTCGCCCCGGGCACCTCCGTACGGTTCGTGCCCCAGGAGCGGCCGTGA
- a CDS encoding LamB/YcsF family protein yields MSTVDDRTRAGRHSEAHTGVIDLNADLGEGFGRWTLTDDEQLLSVVTSANVACGFHAGDAVTMRRVCELAAARGVRIGAQVSYRDLAGFGRRAMDVPSDELTAEVAYQIGALGVFARAAGTRVAYVKPHGALYNRVVGDGEQARAVVDGVLLTGEPLPVLGLPGSRLLEAAAGAGLPVVAEAFGDRAYTDEGTLVPRGLDGAVVTDPDAVVTRSVGLAREGAVVAHSGREIEVRARSLCLHGDTPGAVLLARRVRAELERSGVRVEAFV; encoded by the coding sequence ATGAGCACCGTCGACGACCGCACGCGCGCGGGACGGCACAGCGAGGCACACACGGGGGTCATCGACCTCAACGCCGATCTCGGTGAGGGCTTCGGCCGCTGGACGCTGACCGACGACGAACAGCTGCTGTCCGTCGTCACCAGCGCCAACGTGGCCTGCGGCTTCCACGCCGGGGACGCCGTGACGATGCGGCGGGTGTGCGAGCTGGCGGCGGCCCGGGGGGTGCGGATCGGCGCCCAGGTGTCGTACCGCGACCTGGCGGGGTTCGGGCGCCGCGCGATGGACGTGCCGTCCGACGAGCTGACGGCCGAGGTCGCCTACCAGATAGGCGCGCTCGGGGTGTTCGCGCGCGCGGCGGGCACGCGCGTGGCGTACGTGAAGCCGCACGGGGCGCTGTACAACCGGGTCGTCGGGGACGGGGAACAGGCCCGTGCCGTGGTCGACGGGGTGCTCCTCACCGGGGAGCCGCTGCCGGTCCTGGGGCTGCCCGGTTCACGGTTGCTGGAGGCCGCCGCGGGGGCCGGACTGCCGGTCGTCGCCGAGGCGTTCGGGGACCGTGCCTACACCGACGAGGGCACCCTCGTCCCGCGCGGCCTCGACGGTGCCGTCGTCACGGACCCGGACGCCGTCGTGACCCGGTCGGTGGGGCTCGCGCGCGAGGGCGCGGTCGTCGCGCACAGCGGACGCGAGATCGAGGTACGGGCACGGTCGCTGTGCCTGCACGGCGACACCCCCGGGGCGGTGCTCCTGGCCCGCCGGGTGCGCGCGGAGCTGGAGCGGTCCGGGGTGCGGGTCGAGGCGTTCGTATGA